The following coding sequences lie in one Arthrobacter sp. SLBN-122 genomic window:
- a CDS encoding NAD-dependent epimerase/dehydratase family protein: MVTPPVGDTVASRSILFIGGTGVISAAAAERAVALGHRLTILNRGQSSRPVPDGTEVLHADVRDAASVREVLGGREFDAVADFISYTPDQAQTSMELFRERTGQFVFISSASAYQKPPTRLPIRESTPLKNPFWQYSRDKIACEELLFLAYREQDFPLTVIRPSHTYDRTKIAMVGGWTDIHRMRNGLPVMVHGDGTSLWTLTHSRDFAKAFVGVLGRPQAVGESYTITSDEYLPWNQIYALFARAAGVREPELVHVASETIAAHDQELGSNLLGDRSHSVVFDNTKIKSLVPDYTATIPFADGAREIVEWYDSHPELQQVNEAYMQLSDKLTSWSRQGA, from the coding sequence GTGGTAACCCCACCCGTGGGCGATACCGTGGCATCCCGGAGCATCCTCTTCATCGGCGGCACCGGGGTCATCAGCGCGGCGGCAGCCGAACGCGCCGTCGCGCTGGGCCACCGGCTGACCATCCTGAACCGAGGCCAGTCCAGCAGGCCGGTCCCGGACGGGACAGAAGTGCTGCACGCGGACGTCCGGGATGCGGCCTCGGTCCGGGAAGTCCTGGGCGGGAGGGAGTTCGACGCCGTCGCGGACTTCATCTCCTACACTCCGGACCAGGCGCAAACAAGCATGGAGCTCTTCCGGGAACGGACCGGGCAGTTCGTCTTCATCAGCTCCGCCTCCGCCTACCAGAAGCCGCCCACCAGGCTTCCCATCCGGGAGTCGACGCCGCTGAAGAATCCGTTCTGGCAGTACTCCCGGGACAAGATCGCATGCGAGGAACTGCTGTTCCTGGCCTACCGGGAGCAGGACTTCCCCCTGACCGTCATCCGCCCGTCGCACACCTACGACCGCACCAAGATTGCAATGGTGGGCGGCTGGACGGACATCCACCGGATGCGCAACGGCCTTCCGGTCATGGTCCATGGCGACGGCACCTCACTGTGGACGCTGACCCACAGCAGGGACTTCGCCAAGGCATTCGTCGGCGTACTGGGACGGCCGCAGGCGGTGGGCGAGAGCTACACCATCACCTCCGACGAGTACCTGCCCTGGAACCAGATCTACGCGCTCTTCGCCCGAGCAGCCGGAGTCCGGGAGCCGGAACTGGTGCACGTGGCCTCTGAAACCATCGCCGCCCACGACCAGGAACTGGGCTCCAACCTCCTGGGCGACAGGTCCCATTCGGTGGTTTTCGACAACACCAAGATCAAGTCCCTGGTCCCGGACTACACCGCCACCATCCCGTTCGCGGACGGCGCCCGGGAAATCGTCGAGTGGTATGACAGCCACCCGGAGCTGCAGCAGGTGAACGAGGCCTACATGCAGCTCTCGGACAAACTCACCAGCTGGTCCCGCCAGGGAGCCTGA
- a CDS encoding aldo/keto reductase yields the protein MQYTHLGRSGLKVSRLCLGTMNFGPQTEEADAHGIMDSAHEAGINFFDTANVYGGVDHRGWTEEIIGRWFAKGGERREHTVLATKLYGTMTDRPNESKLSALNIRRALDASLKRLKTDYIDVYQFHHIDRDTPWDEIWQAIEVAVQQGKILYSGSSNFAGWHIAQAQEAARRRNYTGLVSEQSIYNLFMRQVELEVIPAAQQYGLGLIPWSPLQGGLLGGVLKKEREGVRRTEGRAAETLKKHEDQIRQYEDFADELGHEPGDVALAWLLHQPAVTAPIVGPRTQEQLDAAIRALDVSLDDDALKRLDDIFPGHRTAPEDYAW from the coding sequence ATGCAGTACACCCACCTGGGCCGTTCCGGCCTGAAAGTTTCCCGCCTCTGCCTGGGCACCATGAACTTCGGCCCCCAGACGGAGGAGGCGGACGCCCACGGCATCATGGACTCGGCCCACGAGGCCGGCATCAACTTTTTCGACACCGCCAACGTCTATGGCGGCGTGGACCACCGCGGCTGGACTGAGGAAATCATCGGCCGCTGGTTCGCCAAGGGCGGCGAGCGCCGCGAACACACCGTACTGGCCACCAAGCTCTACGGCACCATGACGGACCGGCCCAACGAATCCAAGCTCTCGGCACTCAACATCCGCCGGGCACTGGACGCGAGCCTCAAGCGCCTGAAGACGGACTATATCGATGTGTACCAGTTCCACCACATCGACCGCGATACCCCGTGGGACGAGATCTGGCAGGCCATCGAGGTGGCCGTGCAGCAGGGCAAGATCCTGTATTCGGGCAGCAGCAACTTTGCCGGCTGGCACATCGCCCAGGCGCAGGAAGCGGCCCGGCGGCGGAACTACACCGGCCTGGTCAGCGAGCAGTCCATCTACAACCTGTTCATGCGCCAGGTGGAGCTGGAAGTCATCCCGGCGGCACAGCAGTACGGCCTTGGCCTGATCCCCTGGTCGCCGCTGCAGGGCGGGCTGCTGGGCGGGGTGCTGAAGAAGGAGCGTGAAGGCGTGCGGCGCACCGAGGGCCGCGCCGCGGAGACGCTGAAGAAGCACGAAGACCAGATCCGCCAGTACGAGGACTTCGCCGACGAACTGGGCCACGAGCCCGGCGACGTTGCCCTTGCCTGGCTCCTGCACCAGCCCGCCGTAACCGCACCGATCGTGGGCCCGCGCACGCAGGAACAGCTGGACGCCGCCATCCGCGCCCTGGACGTCTCCCTCGACGACGACGCCCTCAAGCGGCTGGACGACATCTTCCCGGGACACCGCACGGCACCGGAGGACTACGCGTGGTAA
- a CDS encoding aldo/keto reductase, with protein MSELTLNNGVTIPQLGFGVFQVPPEETQRTVEDALEAGYRHIDTAAAYRNEAGVGAALAATGIAREEIFITTKLRNGEQGRAQEAFQNSRKALGLDFIDLYLIHWPVPSQGLFIQAWKEMERLYENKEIRAIGVSNFLSDHLDTLLESAETVPAVNQIELHPSYQQADLAAKCRDLGIAVEAYSPLGQGGDLNGNAVTAIANAHNASTAQVVLAWHLANGNIVIPKSANPDRIRENFAASSLKLSQDELAAITALESGARIGSDPAVAAFTQM; from the coding sequence ATGTCAGAGCTGACACTCAACAACGGCGTCACGATCCCGCAGCTTGGCTTCGGCGTTTTCCAGGTCCCGCCGGAAGAAACCCAGCGGACCGTGGAGGACGCTTTGGAAGCGGGATACCGCCACATTGACACCGCCGCAGCCTACCGGAACGAGGCAGGCGTGGGCGCAGCCCTGGCCGCCACCGGAATAGCACGCGAGGAAATCTTCATCACCACGAAGCTCCGGAACGGCGAGCAGGGCCGCGCGCAGGAAGCATTCCAGAACAGCCGCAAGGCACTGGGCCTGGACTTCATCGACCTCTACCTCATCCACTGGCCGGTCCCCTCGCAAGGGCTCTTCATCCAGGCCTGGAAGGAGATGGAGCGGCTGTACGAAAACAAGGAAATCCGCGCCATCGGCGTCTCCAACTTCCTCTCCGACCACTTGGACACCCTCCTTGAGTCGGCGGAAACCGTTCCGGCCGTCAACCAGATCGAGCTGCACCCCAGCTACCAGCAGGCGGACCTCGCGGCGAAATGCCGGGACCTGGGCATCGCGGTGGAGGCCTACAGCCCGCTGGGGCAGGGCGGGGACCTGAACGGAAACGCCGTCACGGCAATCGCCAACGCCCACAACGCCAGCACCGCCCAGGTGGTGCTCGCCTGGCACCTGGCCAACGGAAACATCGTCATCCCCAAGTCGGCCAACCCGGACCGGATCCGGGAAAACTTCGCAGCATCGTCCCTGAAGCTTTCCCAGGACGAACTTGCCGCCATCACCGCACTGGAGTCCGGCGCCCGCATTGGCTCCGATCCCGCCGTCGCCGCATTCACCCAGATGTAG
- a CDS encoding helix-turn-helix domain-containing protein: MGQSAEFGKFLKAMRSRLSPEVAGTGPSTGARRVPGLRREEVARLAGVSTDYYVRLEQGRNIHPSRTVLDAVARALRLDSSEHAHMLDLLENCAGAPREPGSNAAQGVRPALRQLLDAVGEVPAMVLGRRSDVLAGNRMAFLLFTDFPALPPAERNLTRWTILDPAARELFRDWKTVAAEAAGSLRLDVGRHPNDPQANHLVGELAVHSEHFRQWWAGHRVATRSAGTVRLHHPAVGDLELNFENLVLPEDPDQTLRVYSARPGSPSSDALALLGSLGAVPDAGLEHGDTVVVERGEAG, translated from the coding sequence ATGGGTCAAAGCGCAGAGTTCGGAAAATTCCTCAAGGCCATGCGGTCGCGCTTGAGCCCGGAGGTCGCAGGAACGGGTCCCAGCACGGGGGCCCGGCGGGTTCCGGGGCTGCGCCGGGAGGAAGTGGCGCGCCTTGCCGGTGTCAGCACCGATTACTACGTCCGGCTTGAGCAAGGGCGGAACATCCACCCCTCGCGGACCGTGCTGGACGCGGTGGCCCGGGCGCTGCGGTTGGACAGCAGCGAACACGCGCACATGTTGGACCTGCTCGAGAACTGCGCCGGTGCTCCCCGCGAGCCCGGCAGCAATGCGGCCCAGGGGGTCCGCCCGGCCCTCCGGCAGCTCCTCGACGCAGTGGGGGAGGTGCCCGCGATGGTGCTGGGCCGGCGCAGCGACGTCCTGGCGGGCAACAGGATGGCATTCCTGCTGTTCACGGATTTCCCGGCGCTGCCGCCCGCCGAGCGGAACCTCACCCGCTGGACCATCCTGGACCCTGCAGCCCGGGAACTGTTCAGGGACTGGAAGACGGTGGCCGCCGAAGCCGCGGGATCCCTCCGGCTGGACGTGGGGCGGCACCCCAATGATCCGCAGGCCAACCATCTGGTGGGTGAGCTGGCGGTCCACAGCGAACATTTCCGCCAGTGGTGGGCCGGGCACCGGGTGGCCACCCGATCGGCCGGCACCGTCCGGCTTCACCATCCCGCGGTGGGGGACCTGGAACTGAACTTTGAAAACCTCGTCCTGCCGGAGGACCCGGACCAGACGCTGAGGGTGTACTCCGCGCGGCCGGGATCGCCGTCGTCGGACGCCCTTGCCCTGCTGGGCAGCCTCGGTGCGGTGCCGGACGCCGGCTTGGAGCACGGCGACACCGTGGTGGTCGAACGCGGTGAAGCGGGCTGA
- a CDS encoding dodecin, protein MSNHTYSISEIVGTSTQGVDDAVRNGIAKASQTLRNLDWFEVKEVRGHLEDGKIADWQVTIKIGFRLEEQG, encoded by the coding sequence TTGTCCAACCACACGTACAGCATTTCTGAAATTGTCGGCACCTCCACCCAGGGCGTGGACGACGCCGTCCGGAACGGCATTGCCAAGGCATCCCAGACCCTGCGAAACCTCGACTGGTTCGAGGTCAAGGAGGTCCGCGGCCACCTGGAGGACGGGAAGATCGCAGACTGGCAGGTCACCATCAAGATCGGGTTCCGCTTGGAAGAGCAGGGCTGA
- a CDS encoding FadR/GntR family transcriptional regulator produces MARKSLVGVVADELLDRIIEGEFPPGSTVPGEHELSARHEVSRMTVREAMKTLQAQRILSVERGRGTFVNPLSSWASLEAVLRAAAEGKNDADASIQLIELRRMLETGACELAAGRIAEEDIEALFNYVAAMKAAHSINDVAAFVEADLAFHDVILRASGNVFVSVLFEPLHRVLEKRRAETSAVPAIQEHAIGHHRNIAEALQSRDAARARQAMDAHMQQTLDDLKQLVLEAK; encoded by the coding sequence TTGGCAAGGAAGTCACTGGTAGGCGTAGTGGCCGACGAGCTGCTGGACCGCATCATCGAAGGCGAGTTTCCGCCCGGCTCCACCGTTCCGGGTGAGCATGAACTGAGCGCACGCCACGAGGTCAGCCGCATGACGGTCCGCGAAGCGATGAAGACGCTGCAGGCCCAGCGCATCCTGAGTGTGGAGCGCGGCCGGGGGACCTTCGTCAACCCGCTGAGCAGCTGGGCTTCGCTGGAAGCAGTGCTCCGGGCCGCGGCCGAGGGAAAGAACGACGCAGACGCCTCCATCCAGCTCATCGAGCTCCGCCGGATGCTGGAAACGGGGGCCTGTGAGCTTGCCGCCGGACGGATCGCGGAGGAGGACATCGAAGCTCTCTTCAATTACGTCGCGGCGATGAAGGCGGCCCACAGCATCAACGATGTGGCAGCCTTCGTGGAGGCGGACCTGGCTTTCCACGACGTCATCCTGCGTGCATCCGGGAACGTCTTCGTTTCGGTCCTGTTCGAGCCCCTGCACCGGGTGCTGGAAAAGCGCAGGGCTGAGACTTCTGCCGTTCCGGCAATCCAGGAGCACGCCATCGGCCATCACCGGAACATTGCCGAGGCCCTGCAGTCCCGCGACGCCGCCCGGGCGCGCCAGGCCATGGACGCCCACATGCAGCAAACCCTCGACGACCTCAAGCAGCTGGTGCTGGAAGCCAAGTAG
- a CDS encoding four-carbon acid sugar kinase family protein — protein sequence MTLEADVLAAYPADMEIPAGLVAGALAASNAEVPRVLVVLDDDPTGTQSVADLPVLTRWDVADFAWAFSQGKPAVYVLTNTRSLDPAEAAARNEEVVRNALAAAGSPRKLRLGFVSRSDSTLRGHFPLEPDVIAATVAEVSGEKTDGVVLVPAFPDAGRVTIGGVHYMRGTGDAQGSLVPVSETEFAKDASFGFSTSVMADYVAEKSQGRFPADSVIVLDLNIIRAGASAQDPAISAKAIADAIEPATDSTPIVADIVTENDFRALALGLDEAERRGKKLLYRVGPPFVRGRIGQEVRTALTAEEAYEGNTPSEAGGLIVVGSHVGVTTRQLNVLTAEHNSARIIEIDVEKLLGGEQDAKAHLDQTVDAVVDALRAGDVIVHTSRLLIKTDDPAESLRIARTVSAAVVNVVNRTLKIFPPRFVIAKGGITSSDVAAHGLEIRHAIVRGPMLPGIVSLWEPVDGPAKGIPYIVFAGNVGDDDSLAQVTRKLSNTF from the coding sequence GTGACGCTTGAAGCAGACGTTCTGGCCGCCTATCCGGCAGACATGGAAATCCCCGCCGGGCTGGTTGCCGGCGCGCTGGCCGCTTCCAACGCGGAGGTGCCCCGTGTCCTGGTAGTGCTCGACGACGACCCCACCGGCACCCAGTCCGTGGCGGATCTGCCCGTGCTCACCCGCTGGGACGTGGCGGACTTCGCCTGGGCCTTTAGCCAGGGCAAGCCCGCCGTGTACGTCCTGACCAACACCCGCAGCCTGGACCCCGCAGAGGCCGCCGCCCGCAATGAGGAAGTGGTCCGGAACGCCCTGGCCGCCGCAGGATCACCCAGGAAGCTCCGCCTGGGCTTCGTCAGCCGCAGCGACTCCACGCTCCGCGGCCACTTCCCGCTGGAACCGGACGTCATCGCAGCCACCGTCGCAGAGGTCAGTGGGGAAAAGACCGACGGCGTGGTCCTGGTGCCGGCATTTCCCGACGCCGGCCGCGTCACCATTGGCGGCGTGCACTACATGCGCGGCACCGGCGATGCCCAGGGCAGCCTGGTCCCCGTTTCCGAGACTGAGTTCGCCAAGGACGCTTCCTTCGGTTTCAGCACCTCGGTCATGGCGGACTACGTGGCAGAGAAGTCGCAGGGCAGGTTCCCCGCCGACTCCGTGATTGTCCTGGACCTGAACATCATCCGGGCCGGCGCTTCGGCCCAGGATCCGGCCATTTCCGCCAAGGCCATTGCCGACGCCATCGAGCCGGCCACCGACTCCACGCCCATCGTGGCCGACATCGTCACGGAGAACGACTTCCGCGCCCTGGCCCTGGGACTGGACGAAGCGGAACGCCGCGGCAAGAAGCTCCTGTACCGCGTGGGTCCGCCTTTTGTCCGCGGCCGCATTGGTCAGGAAGTCCGCACCGCGCTGACCGCCGAAGAGGCATATGAGGGCAATACCCCGTCGGAGGCGGGCGGCCTGATCGTGGTGGGCTCGCACGTCGGCGTCACCACGCGGCAGCTCAACGTCCTCACGGCGGAACACAACTCCGCCCGCATTATCGAGATCGACGTCGAGAAGCTCCTTGGTGGCGAGCAGGACGCCAAGGCGCACCTGGACCAGACCGTGGACGCCGTCGTCGATGCCCTCCGCGCCGGTGACGTCATCGTTCACACCAGCCGCCTGCTCATCAAGACGGACGACCCCGCCGAAAGCCTGCGGATCGCACGGACCGTGTCTGCCGCCGTCGTGAACGTGGTCAACCGGACCCTGAAGATCTTCCCGCCGCGCTTTGTCATCGCCAAGGGCGGCATCACCTCCTCCGACGTGGCAGCCCACGGCCTGGAAATCCGCCACGCCATTGTCCGCGGCCCCATGCTGCCCGGCATCGTCAGCCTCTGGGAGCCGGTTGACGGACCCGCCAAGGGCATCCCGTACATCGTGTTCGCCGGGAACGTGGGCGACGACGATTCCCTGGCGCAGGTCACCCGCAAACTCAGCAACACTTTCTGA
- a CDS encoding NAD(P)-dependent oxidoreductase: protein MTSNYTVTVLGLGAMGLPMATRLASQLTVHGFDIAEPRLELAREAGIATFTTAREAAKGANAVLLAVRNGEQLNDVLFGENGVAPVLEPGAVVILGSTVGTDAIPATVARLAEYGVDLVDAPLSGGPKRAGEGDLLIVVGASPEAREKAAPALELLASTLTVVGDNPGDGQALKTVNQLLCGVHIAAAAEALALADALGLDQAKTLAALEAGAAGSFMLSNRGPRILEAYDEEGAEVLSRLDIFVKDMGIVGKAARAAGLAAPVAAAAEQLYLLGQAQGLAAADDSAVIKVVAPTKRTK from the coding sequence ATGACCAGCAACTACACCGTCACCGTCCTGGGCCTTGGCGCCATGGGCCTGCCCATGGCCACCCGGCTGGCATCCCAGCTGACCGTCCACGGCTTCGACATTGCCGAGCCGCGCCTGGAACTCGCCCGGGAAGCCGGGATCGCCACCTTCACCACGGCACGCGAAGCCGCCAAGGGCGCCAACGCCGTCCTCCTGGCCGTCCGCAACGGCGAGCAGCTCAACGACGTCCTCTTCGGCGAGAACGGCGTGGCCCCGGTTCTCGAGCCCGGCGCCGTCGTTATCCTGGGCAGCACCGTGGGCACGGACGCCATTCCCGCCACCGTGGCCAGGCTTGCCGAATACGGCGTGGACCTGGTGGACGCCCCGCTCTCCGGCGGCCCCAAGCGCGCCGGCGAAGGTGACCTGCTGATCGTCGTCGGCGCTTCTCCGGAAGCGCGCGAAAAGGCCGCCCCCGCACTGGAGCTCCTGGCTTCCACCCTGACGGTGGTGGGCGACAACCCCGGCGACGGCCAGGCCCTGAAAACCGTCAACCAGCTGCTGTGCGGCGTCCACATCGCCGCCGCAGCCGAGGCCCTGGCCCTGGCCGACGCCCTGGGCCTCGACCAGGCCAAGACCCTTGCCGCCCTGGAAGCGGGTGCGGCAGGTTCCTTCATGCTCTCCAACCGCGGCCCCCGCATCCTGGAGGCCTATGACGAGGAAGGCGCCGAGGTCCTGTCCCGCCTGGACATTTTCGTCAAGGACATGGGCATCGTAGGCAAGGCCGCCCGTGCCGCCGGCCTGGCAGCCCCCGTTGCCGCCGCCGCCGAACAGCTCTACCTCCTGGGCCAGGCCCAGGGCCTCGCGGCCGCCGATGACTCCGCCGTCATCAAGGTGGTCGCGCCCACTAAGCGCACCAAGTAA
- a CDS encoding GntP family transporter, which produces MNHLMSPLIQRAADAPAIKPAAELGTPVLLTIAAVGIAILLVMIIRFKIQAFVALLTVSILVAVAATIPLQHIFTVVSGGVGSTMGKVAILIALGAVLGRMIEVSGGVQSLADHFTRKLGARRVAVALTAVGFLVAIPVFFEVGIIVLVPIVYAFAKIAKVHPIKFGLPMAGIMLAIHVAVPPHPGIVAGAGVLGADIGLIALMSLLICIPLGFLSYWVASIMNRKEYELLPAVKTQVEEFGSDSLVKVGHDGPGAAAIAPPRPGLIIFLIAAPIVQILLGTAGTLILPKSHPLYGLAAFVGNPFLALLVAVALSFFLLAVRRGWSFKETGEIFEGSLPPIASILMVVAAGGVFGNVLQVSGIGSALSKTLDTLGVPLLLLGFIISLALRAAQGSATVAIVTTTGLLSAAVSGGGYSPAQIAVIVIAIGFGALGLSHVTDAGFWVVVRYYGLTVSDGLKTWTVLTTVLGLAGFALTFVAWILVGGLGV; this is translated from the coding sequence GTGAACCACCTGATGAGTCCGCTGATACAGCGGGCGGCCGACGCCCCGGCCATCAAACCAGCCGCTGAGCTGGGCACCCCGGTACTGCTCACCATCGCGGCGGTGGGCATTGCCATCCTGCTGGTGATGATCATCCGCTTCAAGATCCAGGCCTTCGTGGCGCTGCTCACCGTCAGCATCCTGGTGGCCGTGGCTGCCACCATTCCGCTGCAGCACATCTTCACCGTGGTGTCCGGCGGCGTAGGCAGCACCATGGGCAAGGTGGCCATCCTGATTGCGCTCGGCGCCGTGCTGGGCCGGATGATCGAGGTGTCCGGCGGCGTCCAGTCCCTCGCGGACCACTTCACCCGCAAGCTCGGAGCCAGGCGCGTGGCCGTAGCGCTCACCGCCGTCGGCTTCCTGGTGGCCATCCCCGTCTTCTTCGAGGTGGGCATCATCGTGCTGGTGCCCATCGTGTACGCCTTCGCCAAGATCGCCAAGGTCCACCCCATCAAGTTCGGCCTTCCCATGGCCGGCATCATGCTCGCCATCCACGTGGCCGTCCCGCCGCACCCGGGCATCGTTGCAGGCGCCGGCGTACTTGGCGCCGACATTGGGCTCATCGCCCTGATGTCCCTGCTGATCTGCATCCCGCTGGGCTTCCTGTCCTACTGGGTCGCCTCGATCATGAACCGCAAGGAATATGAGCTGCTGCCCGCCGTAAAGACCCAGGTGGAGGAGTTCGGCTCCGACTCACTGGTCAAGGTAGGCCATGACGGACCCGGTGCCGCCGCCATCGCACCGCCGCGGCCGGGCCTGATCATCTTCCTGATCGCCGCACCGATCGTGCAGATCCTCCTGGGCACCGCCGGCACCCTCATCCTCCCCAAGTCCCACCCGCTGTACGGCCTTGCAGCCTTCGTCGGCAACCCCTTCCTTGCACTGCTGGTGGCCGTGGCGCTGTCCTTCTTCCTGCTGGCGGTCCGCCGCGGCTGGTCCTTCAAGGAAACCGGTGAAATCTTCGAAGGCTCGCTGCCGCCCATCGCCTCCATCCTGATGGTGGTGGCCGCTGGCGGCGTGTTCGGCAACGTCCTGCAGGTTTCCGGTATCGGTTCCGCGCTCTCCAAGACCCTGGACACGCTCGGCGTGCCCCTGCTGCTCCTTGGCTTCATCATCTCCCTGGCACTGCGCGCTGCCCAGGGTTCGGCCACCGTGGCCATCGTGACAACCACCGGCCTGCTCTCCGCAGCGGTCAGCGGCGGAGGCTACAGCCCCGCGCAGATTGCCGTGATTGTCATCGCCATCGGCTTCGGCGCCCTGGGCCTGTCCCACGTGACCGACGCCGGGTTCTGGGTTGTGGTCCGCTACTACGGACTCACGGTTTCCGACGGATTGAAGACCTGGACGGTCCTGACCACCGTCCTGGGCCTGGCCGGCTTCGCGCTGACCTTCGTTGCCTGGATCCTGGTGGGAGGCCTGGGCGTCTAA
- a CDS encoding class II fructose-bisphosphate aldolase encodes MRTRLDHLVTSALQQGSAVPAFTCYDFTTALAMVGAAEESGRGVILLVAPKTAATANGLRLIAALRGLADAATVPVAVQLDHASDLNVMADAVAAGADSVLADGSSLPYEENIELVQAARALLGAEVVLEAELGGLAGDEDRAFSADQPAGQAGVDVAGLTDSAQVEDFVSRTGAELLAVAVGNVHGKYKGEPRLRWDVLQDIAARVHIPLVLHGASGIPATELVKAAAMNVGKVNFNTELRTGVLATLQDQLPGHRADGENLQGLLATWNQSAKGFAATTLATLAR; translated from the coding sequence ATGCGTACCCGACTGGACCACCTGGTCACCTCCGCCCTGCAGCAGGGCTCCGCGGTGCCCGCCTTCACCTGCTACGACTTCACCACCGCGCTGGCCATGGTGGGCGCCGCCGAGGAATCCGGGCGGGGCGTGATCCTGCTGGTGGCACCCAAGACCGCCGCCACCGCCAACGGCCTGCGGCTCATCGCGGCACTGCGCGGCCTGGCCGACGCTGCCACGGTGCCCGTGGCGGTGCAGCTCGACCACGCGTCCGACCTCAACGTCATGGCCGACGCCGTGGCGGCAGGCGCGGATTCCGTCCTGGCTGACGGTTCCTCGCTCCCTTACGAGGAGAACATCGAACTGGTCCAGGCGGCCCGCGCCCTGCTGGGCGCCGAGGTAGTGCTGGAAGCCGAACTGGGCGGCCTGGCAGGGGACGAGGACCGTGCCTTTTCCGCCGACCAGCCGGCCGGCCAGGCCGGCGTGGACGTGGCCGGCCTGACCGACTCCGCGCAGGTGGAGGACTTCGTGTCCCGCACCGGCGCGGAACTGCTGGCAGTGGCCGTGGGCAACGTCCACGGCAAGTACAAGGGCGAGCCGCGGCTGCGCTGGGACGTACTGCAGGACATTGCCGCGCGGGTGCACATTCCCCTGGTCCTGCACGGTGCCTCCGGCATCCCCGCAACGGAACTCGTCAAGGCCGCGGCCATGAACGTTGGCAAGGTCAACTTCAATACAGAACTGCGAACCGGGGTGCTGGCCACCCTCCAGGACCAGCTTCCCGGCCACCGCGCGGACGGCGAGAACCTGCAGGGCCTGCTGGCCACCTGGAACCAGTCCGCCAAGGGCTTTGCCGCCACCACGCTGGCCACGCTGGCACGGTAA
- a CDS encoding DUF1304 domain-containing protein: MTLASLLFAFLAGALHVFIFTLESLTWTRPATWKRFGVASQSDAETTRSLAYNQGFYNLFLATGAFIGAGLVALGGEGSAQAVAGWTLIFSCCGSMLLAAAVLAFTGRKYLRAAITQGITPLIAVVLGLLAILP, from the coding sequence ATGACCCTGGCCTCCCTTCTTTTTGCCTTCCTTGCCGGCGCGCTGCACGTCTTCATCTTCACCCTGGAGTCGCTCACCTGGACCCGGCCCGCCACGTGGAAGCGCTTCGGGGTTGCTTCCCAGTCCGATGCCGAGACCACACGGTCCCTGGCCTACAACCAGGGCTTCTACAACCTGTTCCTGGCCACCGGGGCTTTCATCGGCGCAGGGCTCGTGGCGTTGGGTGGCGAGGGGTCCGCCCAGGCCGTGGCAGGCTGGACCCTCATCTTCAGCTGCTGCGGATCCATGCTGCTGGCGGCCGCCGTCCTGGCCTTCACCGGACGAAAGTACCTCCGCGCCGCCATAACCCAGGGCATCACGCCCCTGATCGCCGTCGTGCTGGGACTGCTGGCAATACTGCCGTAG